A stretch of Suncus etruscus isolate mSunEtr1 chromosome 9, mSunEtr1.pri.cur, whole genome shotgun sequence DNA encodes these proteins:
- the LOC126018521 gene encoding NADH-cytochrome b5 reductase 2, whose product MVVEIEASTVQAAEESNCTPPAQREAGLGPIKRGTLDEKGYVDNDLGGSLSQGARVPREEAGDPGPRGQRVPLLTPRRRPGPSAVRGSQCWGIVPPPSRTCGEAHIPALSHNQRTSIILRPEATFLPELPLILAVTAIGLTVLVLTLRGLNSRRKRLLVTLRDPDTKYPLPLIEKEEITHNTRRFRFKLPTPDHVLGLPVGNYVQVIASINDNLVTRSYTPVSSDDDQGFVDLIVKIYFKNHSNPEGGKMSQHLENMKIGNCVFFRGPVGRLVYNAPGDISIRKHGTHDPETKIVENLGMIAGGTGITPMLQIIRHIIKNPADRTKICLLFANQTEEDILMRKELEEVAKTHDQQFKIWYTVDRPPADWEYSVGYVNADMIKLHLPLPGKSTLILLCGPPIMIQGTVLPTLEKLGYTKEMIFIF is encoded by the exons CTTCCACAGTGCAAGCGGCAGAGGAGAGTAACTGCACCCCGCCTGCTCAGAGGGAGGCTGGCCTAGGTCCCATAAAAAGGGGAACATTAGATGAAAAGGGATATGTAGACAATGATCTAGGGGGCAGCCTCTCACAGGGAGCCAGAGTCCCGCGAGAAGAGGCCGGTGACCCTGGACCCCGGGGTCAGCGCGTGCCCCTACTAACTCCTAGACGACGGCCAGGCCCATCTGCCGTCAGAGGGTCCCAGTGCTGGGGAATCGTGCCCCCTCCCAGCCGGACAT GTGGAGAAGCTCATATCCCAGCTCTCAGCCATAACCAGAGGACCAGCATAATCCTGAGGCCTGAGGCCACCTTCTTGCCA GAACTGCCCCTGATCCTTGCTGTCACTGCCATTGGACTTACAGTGCTGGTGTTGACTCTGAGGGGCCTCAACTCAAGGAGGAAGAGACTACTTGTAACCTTAAGAGACCCTGACACCAAATATCCTCTGCCCTTGATTGAGAAAGAG GAAATCACCCACAACACCAGGAGGTTCCGCTTTAAATTACCTACACCAGACCATGTCTTAGGGCTTCCTGTAG GTAATTATGTTCAAGTCATTGCCTCAATCAATGATAATCTGGTCACCAGGTCTTACACACCAGTGTCGAGTGATGATGACCAAGGCTTTGTGGATTTAATTGTAAAG ATCTATTTCAAAAATCATAGTAATCCAGAAGGAGGAAAGATGAGTCAGCACTTGGAGAACATGAAAATTGGGAATTGTGTTTTTTTTCGGGGACCAGTTGGGCGCCTGGTCTATAATGCGCCAG GGGATATTTCCATCAGAAAACACGGTACACATGATCCTGAAACAAAAATAGTGGAGAACCTGGGAATGATTGCTGGGGGCACAG GGATCACACCTATGCTGCAAATTATCAGGCACATTATCAAGAACCCTGCTGACAGGACTAAGATCTGTCTCCTCTTTGCCAACCAG ACAGAGGAAGATATCTTGATGAGAAAGGAACTTGAAGAAGTTGCCAAAACTCATGACCAACAGTTCAAAATATGGTACACAGTGGACAGGCCTCCTGCTG ATTGGGAGTATAGCGTGGGCTACGTTAATGCTGACATGATAAAGCTGCATCTTCCTCTTCCTGGGAAGTCTACGCTCATCCTGTTGTGTGGCCCACCCATCATGATCCAGGGCACTGTTCTTCCTACCCTGGAAAAACTGGGTTACACCAAGGAAATGATTTTCATCTTCTAA